Proteins co-encoded in one Gemmatimonadaceae bacterium genomic window:
- a CDS encoding co-chaperone GroES, with translation MTTNSAIGAKVTPLADRVVVKPLEEAEQMRGGLYIPDTAKEKPQQGEIVAVGPGKYEDGKLAPMTVKVGDRVLYGKYSGTEVTIEGENVLILRESDVLAVLA, from the coding sequence ATGACCACCAACAGTGCCATCGGCGCCAAGGTCACCCCGTTGGCCGATCGCGTTGTCGTGAAGCCGCTCGAAGAGGCGGAACAGATGCGCGGCGGTCTGTACATCCCCGACACGGCCAAGGAAAAGCCCCAGCAGGGCGAGATCGTCGCCGTTGGCCCGGGCAAGTACGAGGACGGCAAGCTGGCCCCGATGACTGTCAAGGTCGGCGACCGGGTGCTGTACGGGAAGTACAGCGGCACCGAAGTCACGATCGAAGGCGAGAATGTGCTCATTCTCCGCGAGTCGGATGTACTCGCGGTCCTCGCCTAA